A DNA window from Cervus canadensis isolate Bull #8, Minnesota chromosome 30, ASM1932006v1, whole genome shotgun sequence contains the following coding sequences:
- the CHRNA2 gene encoding neuronal acetylcholine receptor subunit alpha-2 isoform X5, whose protein sequence is MTKAHLFSSGMVHWVPPAIYKSSCSIDVTFFPFDQQNCKMKFGSWSYDKAKIDLVQMEQTVDLKDYWESGEWAIVSATGTYNTKKYDCCAEVYADVTYYFVIRRLPLFYTINLIIPCLLISCLTVLVFYLPSDCGEKITLCISVLLSLTVFLLLITEIIPSTSLVIPLISEYLLFTMIFVTLSIVITVFVLNVHHRSASTHNMPHWVRVAFLGCVSRWLLISRPLPPLELRDPPDLKLCPSYRWLETNVDVEEREEEEEEGRWACAGPLSPSVGVYTHGSLQPGASGPKAEAQVPDGGLLLSPRVQKALEGVRYIADHLRAEDADSSVKEDWRYVAMVIDRIFLWLFIFVCFLGTVGLFLPPFLAGMI, encoded by the exons GACCAGCAGAACTGCAAGATGAAGTTTGGCTCCTGGTCGTACGACAAGGCCAAGATCGACCTGGTGCAGATGGAGCAGACGGTGGACCTGAAGGACTACTGGGAGAGCGGGGAGTGGGCCATCGTCAGCGCCACGGGCACCTACAACACCAAGAAGTACGATTGCTGCGCCGAGGTCTACGCTGACGTCACCTACTACTTCGTCATCCGGCGCCTGCCCCTGTTCTACACCATCAACCTCATCATCCCCTGCCTGCTCATCTCCTGCCTGACCGTGCTGGTTTTCTACCTGCCCTCCGACTGCGGGGAGAAGATCACGCTGTGCATCTCTGTGCTGCTCTCGCTCACCGTCTTCCTGCTGCTGATCACCGAGATCATCCCGTCCACCTCGCTGGTCATCCCACTCATCAGCGAGTACCTGCTCTTCACCATGATCTTCGTCACCCTGTCCATCGTCATCACCGTCTTCGTGCTCAACGTCCACCACCGCTCCGCCAGCACCCACAACATGCCCCACTGGGTGCGGGTGGCCTTTCTGGGCTGTGTGTCCCGCTGGCTTCTCATAAGCCGGCCATTGCCACCCTTGGAGCTCCGAGACCCTCCGGATCTGAAGCTCTGCCCCTCCTATCGCTGGCTGGAGACCAACGTGGatgtggaggagagagaggaggaggaggaggaaggcagatGGGCGTGTGCGGGCCCTTTGTCCCCCTCGGTGGGCGTCTACACCCATGGGAGTCTGCAGCCAGGGGCCTCGGGTCCCAAGGCAGAAGCCCAGGTGCCAGACGGCGGGCTCCTGCTGTCCCCGCGGGTACAGAAGGCCCTGGAGGGTGTGCGCTACATTGCTGATCACCTGAGGGCTGAGGATGCTGATTCCTCG GTGAAGGAAGACTGGAGGTACGTGGCCATGGTCATTGACAGGATATTCCTCTGGTTGTTTATCTTCGTTTGCTTCCTGGGGACCGTCGgactcttcctccctcccttcctggctGGAATGATCTGA